Proteins co-encoded in one Deferrivibrio essentukiensis genomic window:
- a CDS encoding cytochrome b/b6 domain-containing protein: MTHNTNQKIEVFNQIIIWYHKHIIHFMLFFIITGLPILSNKFSILAYIFGIPVSLFAGANTSAEILSIGIQVARIFHRVTALFFLLTTIPFVIVMLKDISSWQIWPEKWGIKAFFQGFSDLYKTYIKFEHPEIGKYNMGQKLFAWFIIFSMVVMTITGLMLTFRDSYTLEALQWAKSLHGTFFILIIFFLIIHMYIGTHPINRCGLKAIFRTGEADLEHIKEKHPKWYKKIVKS; the protein is encoded by the coding sequence ATGACTCATAATACCAATCAAAAAATAGAAGTATTCAACCAAATAATTATTTGGTATCACAAACATATCATTCATTTTATGTTATTTTTCATAATTACGGGCTTGCCGATCTTATCAAACAAGTTTAGCATTTTAGCTTACATATTTGGCATACCTGTTAGCTTGTTTGCCGGTGCCAATACTTCCGCAGAAATACTAAGTATTGGTATTCAGGTTGCAAGAATATTCCATAGGGTAACGGCATTATTTTTCCTACTTACAACAATACCGTTTGTAATTGTTATGCTCAAGGATATAAGTTCATGGCAAATATGGCCTGAAAAATGGGGTATTAAAGCATTTTTCCAGGGATTTTCAGATTTGTATAAAACATATATAAAATTTGAGCACCCTGAGATAGGAAAATACAACATGGGACAAAAACTATTCGCATGGTTTATAATATTTTCAATGGTAGTTATGACTATCACAGGGCTAATGCTGACATTTAGAGATTCTTACACCTTAGAGGCTTTACAATGGGCGAAAAGCCTGCACGGTACATTTTTTATACTTATAATATTTTTTCTAATTATTCACATGTATATTGGGACTCATCCAATTAACAGATGTGGCTTAAAAGCAATTTTTAGGACAGGTGAAGCTGACTTGGAACATATCAAAGAAAAACACCCAAAATGGTATAAAAAAATAGTAAAAAGTTAA
- a CDS encoding metal ABC transporter permease, giving the protein MEIFQYDFFLNAIYTVLLASIVCGIAGALIVVNQMVFLTGAVAHAAYGGVGLAFFFGLPVLPTTLVFSLLSSSALGVYTANKTYRVDSIIGIFWALGMALGIILIDFTPGYKADLMSYLFGSLIAVSQSDINMIFILDVIAILFLVAFYQKLVLFSFDKEFAYVKGINISAIHTLIIVLASISIVILIKVVGLILVIALLTIPQHLSENKSNNLFQMIIMSTGYTLLFGLIGLLFSYYFNTTSGASIILVASVWFIIEKILTVLKNVWYKKTAN; this is encoded by the coding sequence TTGGAAATATTTCAGTATGACTTTTTTTTAAATGCCATATATACCGTTTTGTTGGCAAGTATAGTTTGCGGGATTGCCGGTGCATTGATTGTTGTCAATCAAATGGTATTTCTCACTGGTGCCGTTGCTCATGCCGCTTATGGCGGGGTAGGGCTTGCATTTTTTTTCGGTTTGCCTGTTTTGCCTACTACTTTGGTCTTTTCACTGTTAAGCTCATCCGCGTTAGGGGTGTATACTGCCAATAAAACTTATAGGGTAGATAGCATTATAGGTATTTTTTGGGCACTTGGAATGGCGCTTGGGATTATTCTTATCGACTTTACGCCCGGCTACAAGGCTGATTTGATGAGTTATCTTTTTGGCAGTCTGATTGCAGTTTCACAAAGTGATATCAATATGATTTTTATTCTTGATGTGATTGCAATCTTATTTTTAGTAGCTTTTTATCAAAAACTTGTTCTTTTTTCTTTTGATAAGGAGTTTGCGTATGTAAAAGGGATAAATATAAGTGCTATTCATACGCTTATAATTGTGTTGGCGTCAATTTCTATAGTAATTTTAATTAAAGTTGTGGGTTTAATTTTAGTGATTGCACTTCTTACTATACCTCAACATTTGTCTGAAAATAAGTCAAACAATCTTTTTCAAATGATTATTATGTCTACCGGTTATACATTATTATTTGGACTTATCGGACTTTTATTTTCCTATTATTTTAATACTACTTCCGGCGCATCTATAATATTAGTGGCATCAGTCTGGTTTATAATTGAAAAAATTTTAACGGTTTTGAAAAATGTTTGGTATAAAAAAACTGCTAACTGA
- a CDS encoding DUF58 domain-containing protein gives MSPIKFTKAGWLYIILTIMMGFSAINTNNNLVFITVSLMLAVMGISGFFGKSNIENLSFEFSFEEEIYASRKTKIKVNVINNKSAIFSALLNINILDDEEKVIFLKPKQSASIYFTKTFTERGFVKIDKVIVTSIYPFNFFIRAKVYAVNEELVIFPRLIDNSFIPNSSEDGDMVNDFPVLPVIHGQEELSNIRSYNNDPMSKIFWKHYAKNENLYTKEFTSEKMSYMYLIFEDLIKDYALEKGISIATTIIYEASIKKQPLLFQVGNKEFNIGNIYEKREVLKRLAIYGKD, from the coding sequence TTGTCTCCGATTAAATTTACAAAAGCCGGATGGCTGTATATTATACTCACAATAATGATGGGGTTTTCTGCTATCAACACAAATAATAACCTTGTCTTTATTACAGTATCTTTGATGCTTGCGGTGATGGGGATATCGGGCTTTTTTGGTAAATCAAATATTGAAAATCTCTCATTTGAATTTTCATTTGAAGAGGAGATTTATGCATCACGAAAAACAAAGATTAAAGTCAACGTTATAAATAATAAATCGGCGATATTTTCCGCTCTTCTCAATATTAACATTTTAGATGATGAAGAAAAGGTCATTTTTCTAAAACCAAAACAATCGGCATCTATATATTTTACTAAGACTTTTACCGAAAGAGGGTTTGTGAAGATAGATAAAGTCATTGTCACATCTATTTATCCGTTTAATTTTTTTATCAGAGCAAAAGTATATGCAGTAAATGAAGAATTAGTGATATTTCCAAGACTAATTGACAATTCTTTTATTCCTAATTCATCTGAAGATGGTGATATGGTTAACGATTTTCCAGTGCTACCTGTAATACATGGTCAAGAAGAGCTTAGCAATATTAGAAGCTATAATAACGACCCGATGAGTAAAATATTCTGGAAACACTACGCAAAAAACGAAAATCTTTATACCAAAGAATTTACTTCAGAAAAGATGAGCTATATGTATCTCATCTTTGAAGATTTAATTAAGGATTATGCTTTAGAAAAAGGGATAAGTATTGCGACAACAATTATTTATGAAGCAAGTATAAAAAAGCAACCGTTGCTGTTTCAGGTTGGCAATAAGGAATTTAATATCGGCAATATATACGAAAAAAGGGAAGTCTTAAAAAGGCTGGCGATATATGGTAAAGATTAG
- a CDS encoding metal ABC transporter ATP-binding protein — protein MSNYIVNVENVYFAYNGSYALENVNLNVREKDFLMVVGPNGGGKTTLVKLLLGILKPTKGEIKIFGESPSSVLDRIGYVPQKTNNKNEIPLSVLECTLLGLQSRFFRFGYSKSETKKAEDVLEQLEMLELKDKKMTELSGGQVQRVYLARALISNPELLILDEPTSNIDPYGSFCFFSLLEKINADKTIIMVTHNLNLLATKINSVACVNRYLLYNDKPELTKEMMEIMYGIHDEHTCSIGAYVSEEIDHLTKCEHRDKCMNTFNSVK, from the coding sequence ATGAGTAACTATATTGTAAATGTAGAAAATGTGTATTTTGCATACAATGGCTCATATGCACTTGAAAATGTAAACTTAAACGTTAGGGAAAAAGATTTTTTAATGGTGGTTGGGCCTAATGGCGGTGGGAAAACTACCCTTGTCAAACTTTTGTTAGGTATTTTAAAACCTACAAAGGGTGAAATAAAGATATTTGGTGAGTCACCTTCAAGCGTGCTTGACAGGATTGGATATGTGCCCCAAAAGACAAATAACAAAAATGAAATCCCGTTAAGCGTCTTGGAATGTACACTCCTTGGTTTGCAGAGTAGATTTTTTAGATTTGGTTATTCAAAAAGTGAAACAAAAAAGGCTGAAGATGTGCTTGAGCAGCTTGAGATGTTAGAGCTTAAGGATAAAAAAATGACCGAGCTGTCTGGCGGGCAAGTGCAGCGGGTTTACCTTGCAAGAGCACTTATCTCTAACCCTGAGCTGCTGATTTTAGATGAGCCTACTTCAAATATTGACCCCTATGGAAGCTTTTGTTTTTTTAGCCTTTTGGAAAAGATAAATGCCGATAAGACTATAATTATGGTGACTCATAATCTGAATTTGCTTGCTACCAAAATTAATAGTGTGGCATGCGTTAACAGATATCTGCTTTACAATGACAAGCCTGAGCTTACAAAAGAGATGATGGAAATAATGTATGGTATTCATGATGAGCATACATGCTCAATTGGTGCTTATGTCAGCGAAGAGATAGACCACCTTACAAAGTGTGAGCATAGGGATAAGTGTATGAATACTTTTAACAGCGTTAAATAG
- a CDS encoding transglutaminaseTgpA domain-containing protein — protein sequence MVKIRDFVNYLISFLVILALFSVVKYVNVIYSAALVFVLLIFLLNEKFKFLKLNRKLLTAFAFLFSGLTLVNTNVNTLLLSLCHIIIIFICIKLLEEKGYRDYMQLIILTIFLTTASGLFSLSMIYLVYIVVSVFVANIAAIFITFVNFKGDIELESKSFKQLLFKGSGIVLFAVPLAAVIFIVLPRTDYPLFSSIGYSNISKSGFSSEIGLGDVNSIQEDNSIAFRAVMKKVNRPLYFRGVVFDVFEENRWKSSVSKRVSRPKRLQGERVEYEIYLEPHFENFLITLDYPLQVDAGKSGIFFTDKLEVKDKKLINKKIKYKGVSYLVDKFKDEIEVKFYTDVSNVTEKVLKFAESFKRENNIETANAIINYLKSNISYSLQDLPTGENSIEDFLFNVKKGNCEFFASSMAVLLRANNIPARLVGGFKGGYYNENGGYYAVANKNAHVWVEAYLEGYWVRFDPTPAAIEQFTNKNILPLSLKIRLYFDYISYYWTKFVINYDFQKQISLFKNVSSSFKKMNINVSKKVFIITAFAITIIVISFYFVSYKRKRQKTNYYLNKFYKILKNHGVEADQNLSLLQNIRKIENDDLRNKANLFVEEFYRMKYRNKHVNYKKLNMFLKEIKKFK from the coding sequence ATGGTAAAGATTAGAGATTTCGTAAATTACCTTATAAGTTTTTTGGTAATTCTCGCACTTTTTAGTGTAGTAAAGTATGTAAATGTCATATATTCTGCTGCCTTAGTTTTTGTCCTCTTAATATTTTTGCTTAATGAAAAATTTAAATTTCTAAAATTAAACAGAAAATTGCTTACCGCTTTTGCCTTTTTATTTTCAGGGCTTACTCTTGTTAACACAAATGTAAATACACTTTTGTTATCACTTTGCCACATTATCATAATATTTATCTGTATTAAGCTACTTGAGGAAAAGGGTTATAGAGATTATATGCAGTTGATTATATTGACCATTTTTCTGACAACTGCTTCCGGGCTTTTTAGTCTAAGTATGATTTATTTGGTATATATTGTAGTTTCAGTATTTGTTGCCAATATTGCGGCAATTTTTATCACTTTTGTTAATTTTAAGGGTGATATTGAGCTTGAAAGCAAAAGTTTTAAACAATTGCTTTTTAAAGGCTCCGGGATAGTGCTATTTGCAGTCCCTCTGGCTGCAGTTATTTTTATTGTGCTGCCGAGAACAGATTACCCGCTTTTTAGCTCTATAGGGTATTCAAATATTTCAAAGTCAGGCTTTAGCAGTGAAATAGGGCTTGGAGATGTTAATTCAATTCAGGAAGATAACAGCATTGCTTTTAGAGCAGTGATGAAGAAGGTAAACAGGCCTCTTTATTTTAGGGGGGTTGTTTTTGATGTTTTTGAGGAAAATAGATGGAAATCTTCCGTTTCAAAGAGGGTAAGCAGACCAAAAAGATTACAGGGTGAAAGGGTAGAATATGAGATTTATTTAGAGCCTCATTTTGAAAATTTTCTCATAACCCTTGATTATCCATTACAAGTAGATGCTGGCAAAAGTGGAATATTTTTTACAGATAAGCTTGAGGTAAAAGATAAAAAATTGATTAATAAAAAGATTAAATACAAAGGGGTATCTTATTTAGTAGATAAATTCAAAGATGAGATAGAAGTGAAGTTTTACACAGATGTTTCAAATGTGACGGAAAAAGTTTTAAAATTTGCTGAAAGTTTTAAAAGGGAAAACAATATTGAAACAGCAAATGCAATTATAAATTATCTGAAGTCTAATATATCTTATTCACTGCAAGATTTACCAACAGGGGAAAACTCCATAGAAGATTTTTTATTCAACGTAAAAAAAGGTAATTGTGAATTTTTCGCTTCAAGTATGGCCGTGTTATTAAGAGCTAATAATATTCCGGCAAGGCTTGTAGGCGGGTTTAAGGGGGGCTACTACAATGAAAACGGTGGATATTATGCAGTTGCTAATAAAAACGCTCATGTGTGGGTAGAGGCATATCTTGAAGGATATTGGGTAAGGTTTGACCCCACTCCGGCAGCTATTGAGCAATTTACAAATAAAAACATATTACCTTTGAGCTTAAAAATTAGGCTATATTTTGACTATATTTCGTATTACTGGACTAAGTTTGTAATAAATTACGATTTTCAAAAACAGATTAGCTTATTTAAAAATGTTTCATCTTCTTTTAAGAAGATGAATATTAATGTATCTAAGAAAGTCTTCATTATTACAGCTTTTGCTATAACAATTATAGTTATAAGTTTTTATTTTGTATCTTATAAACGAAAAAGACAGAAAACTAACTATTATTTAAATAAATTTTATAAGATATTAAAAAATCATGGGGTAGAGGCAGACCAAAACCTAAGCTTATTACAAAATATAAGAAAAATAGAGAATGACGACTTAAGAAATAAGGCAAATCTGTTTGTAGAGGAATTTTACAGGATGAAGTATCGTAATAAGCATGTAAATTATAAAAAACTAAATATGTTTTTAAAAGAGATTAAGAAATTTAAGTGA
- a CDS encoding AAA family ATPase, which yields MEKYIVMIERLFEYYGKYLHGKEKGIKLALLAFISRGHILIEDSPGLGKTTLAIAIAKSMGVDFGRVQCTNDLLPTDVTGLNIFNKEKGEFEFKEGPVFNNILLVDEINRATPKTQSALLEAMGEKQVTVEGKTYKLNQPFFVIATQNSAESYGAFPLPESQLDRFLMKINLGYPSKEEEFEILKGGSSRGKIYESKPAISKNDALELIRFVREGVKIDDSILEYLIEIVNKTRNHSKISTGLSTRAALSLVNVAKASAIINKRDYVIPEDVLDYYTYTMPHRIIFKGMFSGSEKIEILEDIIKSVKLPY from the coding sequence ATGGAAAAATATATTGTTATGATTGAAAGACTATTTGAATATTATGGAAAGTATCTTCACGGCAAGGAAAAAGGGATTAAGCTTGCACTTTTGGCATTTATAAGCAGAGGGCATATTCTCATTGAAGATAGTCCAGGGCTTGGAAAAACAACTCTTGCAATAGCAATAGCTAAGTCGATGGGTGTCGATTTTGGCAGGGTTCAGTGCACCAATGACTTATTGCCCACAGATGTCACGGGGCTTAATATATTTAACAAAGAAAAAGGGGAATTTGAGTTTAAAGAGGGGCCTGTTTTTAACAATATTTTACTTGTAGATGAGATAAATAGAGCTACCCCAAAAACACAAAGTGCACTTCTTGAAGCTATGGGGGAAAAGCAGGTGACGGTGGAAGGTAAAACATACAAACTTAATCAGCCTTTCTTCGTAATCGCAACACAAAACTCAGCGGAGTCTTATGGCGCTTTCCCCCTTCCTGAGTCCCAGCTTGATAGATTTTTAATGAAGATAAATCTTGGCTACCCGTCTAAGGAAGAAGAGTTTGAAATATTAAAAGGTGGAAGCTCACGGGGAAAAATTTACGAGTCAAAGCCTGCCATAAGTAAAAATGATGCTTTGGAATTAATCCGTTTTGTAAGAGAGGGGGTAAAAATAGATGATTCAATACTTGAATATCTTATTGAAATAGTTAATAAAACGAGAAATCACAGTAAAATATCCACAGGGCTTTCTACCAGAGCAGCGCTATCTTTGGTAAATGTGGCTAAAGCTTCAGCAATAATTAACAAAAGGGATTATGTAATCCCTGAGGATGTACTTGATTATTATACTTACACCATGCCTCACAGAATAATATTCAAAGGTATGTTTTCCGGCAGTGAAAAGATAGAGATTTTAGAGGATATAATTAAGTCAGTAAAACTGCCTTATTAG
- a CDS encoding 4Fe-4S dicluster domain-containing protein, producing the protein MSKNIICYDSMSCIRCYACMTNCAIENSTRQFRDKGYKYEASVNEPKESKFYLTPLTYEYGKYPEAQKITKFHHCNHCENAPCKQICPAGAIEQRKSGAVVIHEDVCVGCRSCIDACPYNVPKYSKETNKTSKCILCYDRIENGLKQACVEGCPTGALFSGTIQEVEQEIAKRIAIYKDTYNEEFVAYGLDKINNYVGKLGWVTIIPKKEMNLYKLPENPRSNAIALRNFAKASAPFLIGGALAATAGHFIYWLAKRKEVVAEKEHKEE; encoded by the coding sequence ATGAGTAAAAATATAATTTGCTATGACTCAATGTCATGTATCAGGTGCTATGCTTGTATGACAAATTGTGCTATAGAAAATAGTACAAGGCAATTCAGAGATAAAGGGTATAAGTACGAAGCATCAGTAAATGAGCCAAAAGAAAGTAAATTTTACCTTACCCCTTTAACTTATGAATATGGAAAATACCCTGAAGCACAAAAAATAACAAAATTTCATCATTGCAATCATTGTGAAAACGCTCCTTGTAAGCAAATTTGCCCTGCAGGAGCAATAGAGCAAAGAAAAAGTGGCGCAGTTGTAATTCATGAAGATGTGTGTGTCGGTTGTCGTTCGTGTATAGATGCTTGTCCTTATAATGTGCCTAAGTATAGCAAAGAGACCAACAAAACCTCAAAATGTATCTTGTGTTACGACCGCATCGAAAACGGTTTAAAGCAGGCTTGTGTGGAAGGTTGTCCTACTGGAGCGCTATTTTCTGGAACAATTCAAGAAGTAGAGCAAGAGATAGCTAAAAGGATTGCAATTTACAAAGATACCTACAATGAAGAATTTGTTGCTTATGGTCTTGATAAAATTAACAATTATGTAGGGAAATTAGGCTGGGTAACTATTATCCCCAAAAAAGAGATGAATTTGTACAAATTACCTGAAAATCCTCGCAGCAACGCAATAGCACTTAGAAACTTTGCCAAAGCAAGTGCACCATTTTTAATTGGTGGCGCATTAGCTGCAACAGCCGGACATTTTATATATTGGCTGGCAAAAAGAAAAGAAGTAGTTGCAGAAAAAGAGCACAAGGAGGAGTAA
- a CDS encoding metal ABC transporter solute-binding protein, Zn/Mn family: MKKWFLCVIILLFSHLSYSADIIFVSISPVKYIADNIVGGKYQVKALVPENFNPHLFEPRPKEMRELSKAKYYFSIGDTFDHVWLEKLYSVNKGVKVVYIDKDITKQRLEKHSHDEKHENEGDNNFYDPHIWLSPNNVKIMAKNILDFMAEADKDNLPLYESNYQKLVKSMDELVINFKKTFDRCESKNILVFHPSWGYFAKDFGLKQVAIEAEGIEPSMSHIREIVDFARKEDVKFLFVQPQIDSRITNTLAKQLNIEIIKVNPLSYNYIGELELIKNAFEKKCKGENE, encoded by the coding sequence ATGAAAAAGTGGTTTTTATGCGTAATTATACTTTTATTCAGTCACTTATCTTATTCTGCGGATATTATTTTTGTAAGTATTTCACCTGTAAAATATATTGCAGATAATATTGTGGGGGGGAAATATCAGGTAAAAGCGCTTGTCCCGGAAAATTTTAACCCTCATCTTTTTGAGCCAAGGCCTAAGGAGATGAGAGAGCTGTCAAAGGCAAAATATTATTTTTCAATAGGGGATACATTTGATCATGTATGGCTTGAAAAATTATATTCGGTAAATAAGGGGGTAAAAGTAGTTTATATAGATAAGGATATTACAAAACAGAGGCTTGAAAAGCACAGTCATGATGAAAAGCATGAAAATGAGGGAGATAACAATTTTTATGATCCTCATATTTGGCTAAGTCCTAATAATGTTAAAATTATGGCAAAAAATATTTTAGATTTTATGGCTGAAGCAGACAAAGATAACCTTCCACTTTATGAATCTAATTATCAAAAACTTGTAAAGAGTATGGACGAGCTTGTGATAAATTTCAAAAAAACTTTTGACAGGTGTGAAAGTAAAAATATCCTTGTTTTTCACCCTTCTTGGGGATATTTTGCAAAAGATTTCGGATTGAAGCAAGTGGCAATTGAGGCTGAAGGGATTGAGCCTTCAATGAGTCATATAAGAGAAATTGTTGATTTTGCCAGAAAAGAGGATGTAAAATTCCTCTTTGTCCAGCCGCAAATTGACAGTAGAATTACAAATACGCTTGCAAAGCAGCTTAATATTGAAATAATAAAAGTTAATCCTTTAAGTTACAACTATATTGGCGAACTTGAATTGATTAAAAATGCTTTTGAAAAAAAGTGTAAGGGGGAAAATGAGTAA
- a CDS encoding Fur family transcriptional regulator — translation MFGIKKLLTDKKIRVTKNKIKLLGYLINKNCPVTAVEIIGNFSKESSLNKSTVYRIMDELCEKGLIFKFLSENGEYMYCFGKGEGKSHVHLVCDKCGDYYCKNINLDKILNNFDDFQTLSVNATFHGICSRCKK, via the coding sequence ATGTTTGGTATAAAAAAACTGCTAACTGACAAGAAGATAAGGGTAACTAAAAATAAAATTAAATTGCTTGGGTATTTGATTAATAAAAATTGTCCCGTGACTGCGGTTGAAATAATTGGTAATTTTTCCAAAGAGAGCAGCTTAAACAAATCGACTGTTTATAGAATAATGGATGAACTTTGCGAAAAAGGGTTAATTTTTAAATTTTTGAGTGAAAATGGCGAGTATATGTACTGTTTTGGTAAAGGGGAAGGGAAAAGCCATGTTCATTTGGTGTGTGACAAATGTGGAGATTATTATTGCAAAAATATAAATCTTGATAAAATATTGAATAATTTTGATGATTTTCAGACTCTATCTGTAAATGCAACATTTCATGGCATTTGTAGCAGATGTAAAAAATAA
- a CDS encoding molybdopterin-containing oxidoreductase family protein, whose protein sequence is MPCLNRRNFLKLSAGAALSGSLLSLKESHAKVTPLDFGVEKKVPVLCRMCAQFCPMIAVVRDSRVIRIESNKNTPHSGICARGRAATAALYNPNRIKQPLIRVGKRGEGKFKPISWDDALKIISDKLINLKNNGEEHLVAFLPRFNSAPGMDKEFFTIYGTPNIVGYGDTCFGNSLIVSYGSIMGGKEDKGVPGGGTGALSPDYENAKYGILIGRNPGGGLVTFPWGIMYGKGRRNGLKVTVIDPRKPSEAGESLTEWLPISPGTDLALLLAIANTILTSGKFNKEYLKKHTNAPMLIDSEGKPVHFENIDDKHIDFLVYDEDDKQFKLSKDASNPSLTGEFEYNGVKVTTALTALINSSKQFTPEWAEKVTSVPANKIKNVAENLINNAPQVFIERGYRSTRYDNSMEEKRVILIINTLLGSIGTKGGMIIQRGVKTGSFIKAPKPEQKPISHYYRKFSEYSLINTKDYRRFFIKSLLEEKPYKCKVAVFWGQNIIGGSTGSEEIIQALEKLETIVAISPYFNETVLYADIIIPDAMFLERDEAIRTKFKAPYPTIAVHKKAVEPLFGAKEGYWIVNELAKRVLDSETYNTYFSHYNEKGINAILDKQLSKVEGLSEDELQTFSPDSLFEKGVWTGNIKYGVKAKTKSKKIEIYSTFFLEKHFELKAANEKLASILDPGFKYQPPYWKTEKETLDKDEFIPVTGFNPLSSFTGAQTKDNPILNFLGGMVDWDAIYINKSKGEKIGLKDGDIVEVFNIQKPHLVTKTKIKLVEYVHPDALFSYYGVGAGYYNNLTNFLTNAPKYGFNPNHIGNFTFAALDGGQLAQDFIVKIRRAK, encoded by the coding sequence ATGCCTTGTTTAAACAGGAGGAACTTCTTAAAGCTAAGTGCAGGGGCTGCACTGTCAGGAAGTTTACTTTCTCTAAAAGAGTCGCACGCAAAGGTTACACCTTTGGATTTTGGTGTAGAAAAAAAAGTACCTGTTTTGTGTAGGATGTGTGCCCAATTCTGCCCAATGATAGCAGTAGTTAGAGACTCGAGAGTAATAAGAATAGAGTCAAATAAAAACACACCACATTCAGGTATTTGTGCCAGAGGGAGGGCAGCAACAGCTGCGTTGTACAACCCAAACAGGATTAAACAGCCTTTAATCAGAGTAGGTAAAAGGGGAGAAGGAAAGTTCAAACCGATTTCTTGGGATGATGCTTTAAAAATTATTTCAGATAAACTTATCAACTTAAAAAATAACGGTGAAGAGCACCTGGTTGCTTTTTTACCAAGATTTAATAGTGCACCAGGAATGGATAAAGAATTTTTTACTATTTACGGCACCCCAAATATTGTAGGATACGGGGATACCTGTTTTGGCAACTCATTAATTGTAAGCTATGGTTCAATTATGGGTGGTAAGGAAGATAAAGGTGTACCTGGGGGCGGAACGGGCGCATTAAGTCCTGATTATGAAAATGCTAAATACGGGATTCTTATCGGCAGAAATCCAGGTGGCGGACTTGTAACTTTCCCTTGGGGAATTATGTATGGAAAAGGTAGAAGAAATGGTTTAAAAGTTACAGTTATTGATCCAAGAAAGCCATCAGAGGCAGGGGAAAGTCTTACCGAATGGCTACCGATAAGCCCCGGTACAGATTTAGCCCTTTTACTTGCTATAGCAAACACAATTTTGACCTCCGGAAAATTTAACAAAGAATATCTTAAAAAGCATACAAACGCACCTATGCTTATAGACAGCGAAGGGAAACCTGTCCATTTTGAAAACATAGATGACAAACATATAGATTTTCTTGTATATGACGAAGACGATAAACAATTTAAGCTTTCTAAAGATGCATCAAACCCTTCATTGACGGGAGAATTCGAATATAATGGAGTTAAAGTTACTACTGCTTTGACTGCATTAATAAACTCCTCAAAGCAATTTACACCTGAATGGGCGGAAAAAGTTACAAGTGTGCCTGCCAATAAAATTAAAAATGTCGCAGAAAATCTAATTAACAATGCACCTCAAGTGTTTATAGAAAGAGGATACAGGTCTACAAGATATGATAATTCAATGGAAGAGAAAAGGGTAATTCTGATTATAAACACTCTATTAGGAAGTATAGGCACAAAAGGGGGGATGATTATTCAAAGAGGTGTAAAGACTGGCAGCTTTATAAAAGCACCTAAACCGGAACAAAAGCCTATCTCACACTATTACCGAAAATTCAGTGAATACTCGTTAATAAATACTAAAGATTACAGAAGATTTTTTATAAAGTCACTCCTTGAAGAAAAACCATACAAGTGCAAAGTGGCAGTGTTTTGGGGTCAGAATATAATTGGCGGCTCTACAGGTAGTGAAGAAATTATTCAAGCATTGGAAAAGCTTGAAACAATAGTCGCTATTTCCCCCTATTTCAATGAAACAGTACTTTATGCTGATATAATAATTCCTGATGCAATGTTTTTGGAAAGGGATGAAGCCATTCGTACAAAATTTAAAGCACCTTACCCTACCATTGCTGTCCACAAAAAGGCTGTTGAGCCTCTTTTTGGTGCAAAAGAGGGTTACTGGATAGTTAATGAGCTTGCAAAAAGAGTTTTGGACTCAGAAACATATAATACATACTTTAGTCATTACAACGAAAAAGGGATTAATGCTATTTTAGATAAGCAACTTTCCAAAGTAGAAGGATTATCAGAAGATGAGCTACAAACATTTTCGCCAGACTCACTATTTGAAAAAGGGGTATGGACTGGAAATATAAAATACGGGGTAAAGGCAAAAACAAAGTCTAAAAAAATCGAAATATACAGTACTTTCTTTTTGGAAAAACATTTTGAACTAAAAGCGGCAAATGAAAAGTTGGCAAGTATATTAGACCCTGGCTTTAAATATCAGCCCCCATACTGGAAAACAGAAAAAGAAACATTAGACAAAGATGAGTTTATACCGGTAACAGGCTTTAACCCATTAAGCTCATTTACAGGCGCACAAACAAAAGATAACCCTATTTTAAACTTCCTTGGTGGCATGGTAGATTGGGATGCAATATATATCAACAAATCAAAAGGGGAAAAAATTGGGCTTAAAGATGGGGATATTGTTGAAGTTTTTAATATTCAAAAGCCCCATCTTGTTACTAAAACCAAAATAAAACTTGTAGAATATGTACACCCTGACGCCTTATTTTCATATTATGGAGTAGGTGCTGGATATTATAACAATCTTACAAACTTTTTAACCAATGCGCCAAAATATGGATTTAATCCTAATCATATAGGAAACTTTACCTTTGCCGCACTTGATGGCGGGCAACTGGCTCAAGACTTTATTGTTAAAATCAGGAGGGCAAAATGA